A genomic region of Leptolyngbya sp. FACHB-261 contains the following coding sequences:
- a CDS encoding HEAT repeat domain-containing protein, with amino-acid sequence MSESPLELARAALASQAWAEALDHLRPLLTEPDPTLAHQATRLIAQVPHPLSVSALVGALDHSEAPIRLTAAEGLAQLGDRSALDPLLQALDDPEPAVRQQVVTTLKALDAEAARAQITELLSWERLPDQLRLGLTEALAGWEESGTVEVQS; translated from the coding sequence ATGTCTGAGTCTCCTTTAGAGCTAGCCCGGGCTGCGCTCGCGTCTCAAGCTTGGGCTGAGGCTCTGGATCATCTGCGTCCACTCCTGACTGAGCCAGACCCGACTCTGGCTCACCAAGCCACACGGCTAATCGCTCAAGTGCCCCATCCCCTCTCGGTATCGGCCTTAGTCGGTGCGCTCGACCATTCAGAGGCCCCGATCCGGCTAACAGCCGCTGAAGGACTGGCCCAACTGGGAGACCGCTCTGCCCTCGATCCCCTACTACAAGCCCTTGACGATCCAGAGCCTGCAGTTCGGCAGCAAGTTGTGACCACCTTGAAGGCGCTGGATGCCGAAGCTGCCCGTGCTCAAATCACCGAACTACTAAGCTGGGAGCGATTGCCAGACCAGTTGCGGTTAGGGCTAACGGAGGCTTTGGCGGGGTGGGAAGAATCCGGTACAGTTGAAGTCCAGTCGTGA
- a CDS encoding carbohydrate ABC transporter permease: protein MAPAQSLRPSQRLWATLGLYLLLGIIALAMLLPLIWLVSTSFKSSAENIFQFPPRLLPEQATLSNYIRVWQSNPFGRYLWNSTVVAVLTVGLNLLLCSLAAYPLARLDFRGRNFLFALVIGTIMIPFQITMIPLYILAVKLGLTNSYLGLILPYITSAFGIFLLRQAFLGVPKELEEAARMDGCSELGIWWHVMMPSVRPALVTLAIFVFVGSWGEFLWPLILLNQSEELYTLPLGVAKLSGAFSEDWRLIAAGSVISIVPTLLVFLGMQRYIIPSEAGSGLKG from the coding sequence GTGGCACCAGCCCAATCTCTCCGTCCTTCTCAGCGCCTTTGGGCCACCTTGGGCTTGTACTTGCTGCTAGGGATTATTGCTCTGGCCATGCTGCTGCCCCTGATTTGGCTGGTGAGCACCTCATTTAAGTCTTCGGCTGAGAACATTTTCCAGTTCCCACCACGTCTTTTGCCAGAGCAAGCCACTCTCAGTAATTACATTCGAGTTTGGCAAAGCAACCCGTTCGGTCGTTACCTATGGAACAGTACGGTAGTGGCGGTGCTGACTGTAGGGCTGAATTTACTGTTATGTTCCTTGGCTGCTTATCCTCTAGCCCGTTTGGATTTTCGAGGGCGCAATTTCTTATTCGCGCTGGTCATTGGCACGATTATGATCCCGTTTCAGATCACGATGATTCCGCTATATATCCTGGCGGTCAAGTTGGGGCTGACCAATAGTTATCTAGGCCTGATTTTGCCTTATATCACTTCAGCATTTGGCATTTTTCTGCTGCGTCAAGCTTTTCTAGGAGTTCCTAAAGAACTGGAAGAAGCTGCCCGTATGGATGGCTGCTCCGAGTTGGGGATTTGGTGGCATGTGATGATGCCCAGTGTTCGCCCAGCCCTAGTTACGCTGGCGATTTTTGTCTTTGTTGGTTCTTGGGGTGAGTTTCTATGGCCGCTGATTTTACTCAACCAATCTGAAGAGCTTTATACCCTGCCTTTGGGCGTGGCCAAATTATCGGGTGCCTTCTCAGAGGACTGGCGTTTGATTGCCGCTGGCTCTGTGATTTCTATTGTGCCAACCCTACTAGTTTTCTTAGGAATGCAGCGCTATATTATCCCCTCTGAAGCAGGCAGTGGGTTAAAGGGCTGA